A genomic stretch from Corynebacterium kutscheri includes:
- the polA gene encoding DNA polymerase I, which yields MLIDGHSMAFRAFYALPVENFSTYGGQATNAVYGFLSMLSKLIVDEDPTHIAVAFDVGRTTFRTEMFPDYKAQRESAPPGFKGQITLIKEVLQTMGIVTLEKENYEADDIIATLATAAKQDNFETLIVTGDRDSFQLVNDTTTVLYPVKGVSVLNRFTPESVFAKYGLTPVQYPDFAALRGDPSDNLPSIPKVGEKTATKWINTYGSLNNLLEHADEIKGVVGQNLRERIEQVRMNRTLTEMIKDLELEYSPVQLEPRPAQVSAVTEKFDELEFGSTLRDKVLQAIRANDADTNTYNDNEPHTEVTISDVCLAQYLAKHHDQPLALVVSGRATPGTGDAYSLAIVDTQYHGIACDLGEITAEDEKALASWLESPAPKFLHEAKACYHMLSGRGFKLNGITHDTAIAAYLLRPSQRTYGLRDVYQRHLQRDLVTEEATGQLSLLDESNFDQLIAQAVAVMELSKSLTAELQKVSFFDLYQDLEIPLVPILARMEEAGIHVNAEALNQLLETITHQVIEQESAARALADDPELKLTSPKQLQVVLFETLGLPKTKKTKTGYSTAAKEIEQLAVDHPHPFLDHLLAFREHQKMKTTLEGLIKTIGTDGRIHTTFNQTVASTGRLSSTDPNLQNIPVRTPTGRAIRSAFMVGEGYSTLLTADYSQIEMRVMAHLSADPGLIKAYHDGEDLHNYVGSQVFNVPVSEVTSDIRRKVKAMSYGLAYGLSAFGLSQQLNISGGEAKNIMSAYFERFGGVKRYLDEVVEKARKDGYTATLFGRRRYLAELTSDNRVVRENAERAALNAPIQGTAADIIKVATIRVDREFTRNQLASRILLQVHDELVVEVADGELERVREIVEKEMDSAITLRVPLEVSTGVGTNWDEAAH from the coding sequence ATGCTCATCGATGGCCATTCCATGGCTTTTCGTGCGTTTTATGCCCTTCCAGTAGAAAATTTTTCTACTTATGGTGGGCAGGCAACCAACGCTGTATATGGCTTTTTATCTATGCTCTCCAAACTCATCGTCGATGAAGACCCCACGCATATTGCGGTAGCCTTTGACGTTGGTCGGACAACTTTTCGCACCGAAATGTTCCCGGACTATAAGGCGCAGCGCGAGTCTGCACCCCCAGGATTTAAGGGACAGATAACACTGATTAAAGAGGTTCTTCAAACCATGGGCATTGTAACCTTGGAAAAAGAGAACTATGAAGCGGATGATATTATCGCTACGCTAGCTACTGCAGCGAAACAGGATAATTTTGAAACGCTTATTGTTACCGGCGATAGGGATTCTTTCCAGCTAGTCAATGACACCACCACTGTTTTATATCCAGTAAAAGGTGTCAGCGTACTTAACCGTTTTACTCCGGAATCAGTGTTTGCAAAATATGGGCTTACCCCTGTGCAATACCCTGATTTCGCTGCTCTACGAGGTGATCCTTCCGACAATTTACCCTCGATTCCTAAAGTCGGCGAGAAAACAGCCACCAAGTGGATTAATACTTATGGTTCCTTGAATAATTTATTAGAACACGCTGATGAAATTAAAGGTGTGGTTGGTCAAAATTTACGTGAGCGCATCGAGCAAGTACGGATGAATCGTACTTTGACCGAGATGATTAAAGATCTTGAATTGGAATACTCCCCAGTTCAACTTGAACCTCGCCCAGCACAGGTAAGTGCGGTAACTGAAAAATTTGATGAGCTTGAATTTGGCTCTACCTTGCGCGATAAGGTGCTCCAAGCAATTCGTGCTAATGATGCTGATACAAATACTTATAATGACAATGAACCGCACACTGAGGTCACTATTAGTGATGTCTGCCTAGCTCAATATTTAGCTAAGCATCACGATCAACCATTAGCGTTAGTAGTTAGTGGTCGTGCGACTCCTGGAACTGGCGATGCTTATTCACTAGCGATCGTCGATACGCAGTATCACGGCATTGCCTGTGATCTTGGTGAAATTACTGCCGAAGATGAAAAAGCACTAGCTAGTTGGTTAGAAAGTCCTGCGCCAAAGTTTTTACATGAGGCAAAAGCTTGCTATCACATGCTGTCTGGACGCGGTTTTAAGCTAAATGGTATTACCCATGACACCGCCATTGCTGCGTATTTATTACGGCCAAGCCAGCGTACCTATGGTTTACGCGATGTATATCAACGTCATTTACAACGCGATTTAGTTACTGAAGAAGCAACTGGGCAATTAAGTCTTCTGGATGAGTCCAATTTTGACCAGCTTATCGCGCAAGCAGTAGCAGTTATGGAGCTGAGTAAATCACTGACCGCAGAGCTGCAAAAAGTATCATTTTTTGATTTGTATCAGGATCTAGAAATCCCATTGGTACCAATTTTGGCACGGATGGAAGAAGCCGGTATTCACGTTAATGCTGAAGCATTAAATCAACTCCTAGAAACTATTACTCATCAAGTAATTGAACAGGAATCCGCTGCGCGTGCGCTTGCTGATGATCCGGAGCTAAAATTAACCAGTCCAAAGCAATTGCAAGTTGTACTTTTTGAAACTCTTGGCTTACCCAAGACAAAGAAAACAAAAACTGGTTACTCCACTGCAGCAAAAGAAATCGAACAACTTGCGGTTGATCATCCGCATCCTTTCCTTGATCATTTGCTAGCTTTTCGCGAACACCAAAAAATGAAAACCACTCTAGAGGGGCTGATTAAAACTATCGGTACCGACGGCCGAATTCATACCACTTTTAACCAAACGGTAGCTTCAACCGGTCGGTTATCTTCAACTGATCCAAACTTACAAAACATCCCGGTTCGTACCCCCACCGGGCGTGCTATTCGGTCAGCTTTTATGGTTGGTGAAGGCTATTCCACTTTGCTTACCGCAGATTACTCCCAAATTGAGATGCGTGTCATGGCACATTTGAGTGCTGATCCAGGGCTTATCAAGGCTTATCATGATGGTGAGGACCTCCATAATTATGTTGGGTCTCAGGTCTTTAATGTACCGGTCTCAGAAGTTACTTCGGATATTCGTCGCAAAGTAAAGGCCATGTCTTACGGTCTAGCCTATGGGCTTTCTGCCTTCGGTTTATCTCAGCAACTTAATATCTCCGGAGGCGAAGCGAAAAATATTATGTCTGCCTATTTTGAGCGCTTCGGTGGGGTGAAGCGCTACCTTGATGAGGTGGTTGAAAAGGCTCGCAAAGACGGCTATACCGCAACGCTTTTTGGTCGACGTCGGTACCTTGCTGAATTAACTAGCGATAATCGTGTAGTACGAGAAAATGCCGAACGTGCCGCGCTTAATGCACCAATCCAAGGTACTGCGGCCGATATTATCAAGGTTGCTACCATTAGAGTAGACCGAGAATTTACCCGCAATCAGCTTGCTTCGCGCATTCTGCTACAAGTCCACGATGAATTAGTTGTTGAAGTTGCTGATGGTGAGCTAGAACGTGTACGAGAGATCGTAGAAAAAGAAATGGATTCTGCCATCACTTTACGCGTTCCGCTGGAAGTTTCTACCGGTGTGGGTACGAACTGGGATGAAGCTGCGCATTAA